GATCAGTTGGCAGATTTGGTAAAAAGATATTCATGGTCAGAAATATATGTTTTGCGGGATAGGGATTTTTATGAAAATATCGGTAAATATGATCAATTTGTAGGCGGTTGGGACGACCCTTATGACGACCCATTTGATTCTGAAGGAAATTGGTTTTCAGTACAAAAAGGAAATGTTGAATCCATAATTCTCACGAAAAGAAAAGATGATTTCCGAGATCAACGTCATCAAAGTAATTTGTTGAAACATTATTCACGTTATGCCGTAACGGTTGTGATGTTTAACCATCTAGCCAGCGGTTTAGAGGCAGCTTTGACGGCTAATAAAAAATCTAAAAATCTGGCAAAATTTAATTTGAATTACAATCCTTTAAATAAGTGGGGAGTTGGGGGTGTTCAAGTCACCTATACGTGGTAAATTCTCTGCTTAAAAATTGAAAGAAAGAATCCATTTAATGCGTGTAGCAGCAACTATTCTAATGTCTACGGTCATGTTTGTAACAGGATGTGCCGGAAATAAAGCTTTACGAGATATCGATTATAATGCAGAATTTCAGGAAGGTAAAACTGCATTAGCAAAAAAGAAATATTCAAAAGCACAGATGAAATTTAATACTGTGGTGATTGGTGCATCTCATACTGATTTGGGCGATGATGCCATTTTTTACCTCGGTGAATCCCATTATTTAGGTAAAGAGTACTTATTGGCGATTGCAGAATACGATCGCTTAATACGTAAAATGCCTTTCAGCGATTATGTTGAAAAAGCCCGTTATCGTATTTGTCAATCTTATGTGACTCTTTCTCCAAAATATTTTCGTGATCAAACTTATTCTGAAAAGGCCATTGGGAAACTTCAGGAGTTCATTGATGATTATCCAAATTCTAAGCATGGTAAAAAAGCTCAGGATGATATAAAAGATTTAAGAAATAAATTGTCTGAAAAGTCATATGAATCGGGCGTT
The Candidatus Neomarinimicrobiota bacterium DNA segment above includes these coding regions:
- the bamD gene encoding outer membrane protein assembly factor BamD; protein product: MRVAATILMSTVMFVTGCAGNKALRDIDYNAEFQEGKTALAKKKYSKAQMKFNTVVIGASHTDLGDDAIFYLGESHYLGKEYLLAIAEYDRLIRKMPFSDYVEKARYRICQSYVTLSPKYFRDQTYSEKAIGKLQEFIDDYPNSKHGKKAQDDIKDLRNKLSEKSYESGVLYMKMEEYKAALLAFEQVTELYYDTEYIDQTHLKIIECYFRRGELEISRNHFDSKRKHIENLGMAEVVEKWFELGRVMRKIEVE